The sequence below is a genomic window from Pleurocapsa sp. PCC 7327.
CGGCACGCTGCTCGTTAAAGCCTCCTGCGGCTAACAGCGCTTGGTTTAGCGGAGTATTGGGCGGAACTTCTACCACGCCTGGTTGTTTGACTTCCCCGACTACGTTAACTCGAATTGTTGCTGGAGAAAAACTTGCAGCCGCCAGGGATTCGGATTCTTCTGGGTTTAGAGCTTCGGCGGTCGGGATGACGATTGTATCTCCATCTTGTAAAATAACGTCTCGATCGATATCTCCGGACTGAAGCAGATCCCACAAATTCACCGCGATAATCTGTTGGGTTCCCGATCGCGTTTGGCGACGAACTTCTATCTGACGAACGTCTGCTAAAGGTTTAATTCCTCCAGCAAGTTGAATGGCATTGCTCAACCGGGGAGGTTCTAGTTTGACATTGTTGATGTTAGTATTATTCTCGCCAGTCCTTCCTTGTTGTGGGGTAAGTTTGTAAGAGCCCGGACGAGCCACTTCTCCAACCACTGCTACGTTCAGTTCTCGATCTGCCTGAATGCCAAAGTTAGCATCGGCGAGTTGACGAATTTCTGCTGGATCGCTTTCTGTTTTTGTGGGGACGATCACTGTGTCTCCATCGCGCAAAGTCACATTCTGACCTTGATTGCCTTCCTGAAGTAACTCCCACATATTCAAGGTCAAAACTTGTTGTTTTCCTTGAAAAAATCGTCGAATTTGTACTTGACCGACATCCGCAGATGCAGTAACTCCCCCAGCTTGCCGAATCAGATCGGTCACTGAGGGAAATTTTCCCGTTTCTCCTAGAGGTAGCGTATACGAACCGGGACTATTGACCTCTCCTGCAACAGCAATTTTAAGGGGACGGGGAGCAAGCAGGCTGACGGTAACGACGGGACGCTTGAGAAAGGGGGCATAGTTCTGCGATAAAACGGAGCTGAGTTGCTGCGTGGTCAGCCCCTCGACTTTCAGGTTGCCAACCAGGGGAAAGCTGACGGTGCCGTCCACTAAGACTAGGAACTCTCCGCTTAGTTCTTCTACCTGAAAAATATCGACGCGGATGCGATCGCCTGCTCCCAGGGTATATTCTGTTTCTGTTGGCGATAAATTGCTAGCGTTTGGAGCTTGAACGTTTGTGGTTGTAAGCGGCTGTTGGGCATAGGCTGGCACGCTTAAAAAAGAAGAAAATACTACAAAGGCGGCGGTTAGGGCAGAAGCTCGGCGGCTTCTAGTACTAAAAACTTGACGAGAGATCGGATCGAACATCATTAACTTCCTACAGACGCTACAGACGACTAGCCCAGCGGCAATTCAGATTTGAACCTAACAATCAAATGATAATTTTTAGATTACATTAGCAGAATTAAACCACGGACGAGAGTCTACT
It includes:
- a CDS encoding SLBB domain-containing protein, which produces MMFDPISRQVFSTRSRRASALTAAFVVFSSFLSVPAYAQQPLTTTNVQAPNASNLSPTETEYTLGAGDRIRVDIFQVEELSGEFLVLVDGTVSFPLVGNLKVEGLTTQQLSSVLSQNYAPFLKRPVVTVSLLAPRPLKIAVAGEVNSPGSYTLPLGETGKFPSVTDLIRQAGGVTASADVGQVQIRRFFQGKQQVLTLNMWELLQEGNQGQNVTLRDGDTVIVPTKTESDPAEIRQLADANFGIQADRELNVAVVGEVARPGSYKLTPQQGRTGENNTNINNVKLEPPRLSNAIQLAGGIKPLADVRQIEVRRQTRSGTQQIIAVNLWDLLQSGDIDRDVILQDGDTIVIPTAEALNPEESESLAAASFSPATIRVNVVGEVKQPGVVEVPPNTPLNQALLAAGGFNEQRAETDKVELVRLNPNGTVTKREIELDFSSGIDDEKNPTLRNNDVVVVNRSGLASATDTLGTVLSPIGSIFGFFNFFRIFN